gtaggacttctctgctgtggctcaatagtaggtttctgttgtgaccgttcgcatcgtgctattgcacttatattctggcactgtccaattacggctcctttcttcagacttataggcgtgttgaattcattcactactctgaccggaatgatggcgtcttcactagttttcacaagcgttcttcctaccaatatgggtgtatctatttttgttggttccacaatccacaactcttcagtcccacctcctccattcactttggcccatacaatcgcctcagattttggtggaatactctgattatcatcaacaatcaccctcttactttcaacgttggtcacatatccggtgtttataggcatctccatgttctggcaaaacagcatttgcttgtttaaatccaaagtaaccccgtgatcaatcatgaaatctactcccattataatttcatccgtgatttctgctacgatgaagatgtgattaacttccagggtaccaatcatcactttgcaaaacacttttcccgcgacagctgcttcctccccggtggccgttcgaagcttgcaaccgactaatggttcaaccgttcctcttaccacatccggtcggataattgaatgtgtggcaccagtatccaaagtaagcgttgacagtcgtccatttacgatgccgttgatagtaagattgttgtcatggcgacctatttgtgatatcgagatggcggggcaaatagttgtgggaaccagctcacgcccctttgaactgttccgttttagtttaacgacttgtgagatgtggatgctccgtcctcgttatctgttggttgtttccgttttgatgggtttacttttatattgcaatttcgggcaaagtgacccgcttttccacagttgaaacatcttcctgttgtatttactcgcggtgcagcaattgtcttcagagtcttcaatatttcttccatcagcgccggttgttccatttcaaccctttgtactttgtgtgctggtttacttagtagggaagctgtttcctgtgtgagggcgtgcgaaaccgtttcagcaaacgttctttttggcaatgcatatgtggcgcgtttggtgtccacatcacgaattccatttatgaaacattgaatttttaccctctcaatgtaatccacaggtgcatctgcatttgccaaatgagccagtcgttcgatttcagttgcgaactcttgcaatgactcgttcatcttctgacccctattttgcagttcgatctggtatatttgtttccggtgctcactaccatatcgtctttctatcgcactcatcaatgcctcatagttgtcccgttcacagtctggaatagtctgaaggatttctgccgcaggccctttcaatgatacaaacaaggacgccactttgtccgctgcattccagttattggccattgctgtcttttcaaactgaagtttgaaaatttgaaatggaatacttccatcgaatgtgggtgccttcaatcttggattatttattgatggtgcagggccatgcagttgcagttctcgcatacgattactcagttgaagaaattctgattttaaattttcttcttcattttttaacgtgcttaattcctcttcaaattttgaaaatttctcttgcacttgtttttgtacttgtgtagtattttctgtaatctgttgtaccaaacgcttttctaactgcgtattattttcagtcatttgttgtgtaaggcaagactttaactgcgatgtattttcagctatttgctgtgccagacgattttctgtttgcactgcattctctgttatttgtgatatattttcagctattatttgcttaaaagccactaacagcatgttcgtgtctgcacttgatgatgttcgttgttcttctactttttcttctacctttgtagaagtttctggcccaacaaattcgaactcgtccacattaattccatccgcttccattgcttcacgtaatcgtgcctgcagatccgccttttgtccgcttatcggcaaattacgctcctccagttccttttttaattgctgaattctcaattctccgaatttaaccatcttgaatttggattatttgacaatcccacttctgacaccaattgttacgaattcactcttgctagtttactttgttaggttcgtatctctggattgacaaataaaatcaacactgtttaatttaattcaacaactctttatttcacaactcgtctacactatagcagtttactcttagcactggttgattacgttggcgctgccacggcttatatagccacgcacttctcgctgatgccgacgtgtccttctagaatatcgcgtctggaaattaccagaacatacggctatacggcgccagacgcaagcagacagtcgcggcgccagactcagcaattgtttaactagacaagcagacagtgcggcgccagatgtctattgtttcgacaagcagacagccgtggcgccagatgtctacaacaagacaaatgctattccatatacctacagctattgttcataatcagggatgcatatagcaatacaaataaaacttaatactactttttgtaacaatatataagCAATATCATTCATAGGTTTCTCTTTTTAACATAAGCATTGACAGTCATTTGAGTGTCATTTTTTCGTCAGCTCTGACATAAAAAATGTGCGTGTATTAGTGAAACGATCAGCAGTTTCTTGTAGGGTATACAAAAACCAgcatacaaatatgcgtacacatgtaaatgtgtgcgtatgacattcccacacaaataatgcatacacaacatacatacttataagcgttcacatgtagatagcatcatacatagttatatgcgtacacatgtaaatatgtgcgtatgacattcccacacaaataatgcatacacaacatacatacttatatgtgttcacatgtagatatgtcacccgcagaaattacaaatattgttctacaaaaacaacaatcgtctaatatagcatcagcagcgtcaccagtcaatatggcagccaaatagtcgatgcccaaatttgtagaaaaacccacaacaacaatattttcattcatgaactcAAGCGCattttcaacaggcaaactcgctGCATTCATaaagtagacaccattacatctccccgagcatgcctttgcctacaagcgttatttcgcgacgatggcaaaagctaaaaatcataaatttaacaagttctgatatttgtatgagaaagAAAAAGTGACAACATAGTtcatttgtcgattttcaagtcaagaaaagtatcaaagaaaatattcaatattcctctgatttatgtgtacagtgaggttaagtagtactccgcttaaatgaaaatcctcccccttaactgcctatatcttgGAGCTTCTtacggtttgttttttgaaatacattcaaactattgttttaagtacgagTCGAttaagtatccgcagtcgcttatgtaccatattatatttttatttttacaaaccccaaacatctgtatctttgagtgtggcacataaccgggattgactgtctttgtcaaggaatgtaaaaaatatgtttacgcggcttgcaaaaatctgcgtcgatatgtatgcaagctcacatacaaacatacatatctacgctggTTTGTATGTGAAGCTGTctcagcggcaagggaagcagtggcaattggcgatcgttcgtttgtgttttcggcacagctcggattttctaccaacaacacaatgacGTGACGCTTTGTCGCTACGTCCGTCCGTCGACACATTGTCTCtttgacatgaaagcaaaaaatgtgatCTTCGCcattgagtgtacatatttatacgagggctgtccgataaataaccgacctcaacgtgaagctagcggcacatctgaaaaaaaagtttctacttcaaattgtgcatattataatagctactcgccaaaatttcagaaatttatcttgcgcaattatctgttgacagtcgtttttgtgagtctatttcggtgatttccccaaaatggaaaaaattgaatttcgagctgtaattaaattttttttttgaaaggcaatacgccttcacaaatcaaagatgagttggactctgtgtatggtgactctgcaccatcgtttaccaccgtaaaattttgggcagctgaatttaaacgtggtcgcaggagcttggaaaatgatgaacgtcctgggtgtccaaaaactgtaaccactaacgataacatctctaaagttcatcaattggtactagacgaccgccggattaaagttagggaaatagctgagattatgaagatgtcaaaagaaacggtttgtcacatattaaaccaagatttgggcatgagaaagctgtccgcgcgttgggtgccgcgtttgcttacgctagaccacaaacgtgcgcgcatgaacatttccagcgctctgttggctcagtttagaggcaataagaccgagttttggcgccggttgataactgtagacgaaacttggattcatcattatacgcccgaaacaaaaaaccaatctaaccAGTGGATTGAACAgtgggaaccagccccaaaaaaacctaaagctgtgtctTCGGCTGGGAAaatgatggcgagtgttttttgggacagccatggaattatttttatcgactatcttgaaaaaggaaaaactataacaggagcatactacgcatcattattggacaagctaaaggaagaaatttcgaaaaatcggccacatttgcaaaaaaagaaagtcttgttccaccaagacaacgcaccatctcacacctcaacagtcgccatggcgaaaatccacgaattgcggttcgaactgcttgaccatccaccttattcaccggatctagcaccaagcgactttttttgtttcctcaacttaaaactgcgctcggcggccagagattttcgtcaaatgaggaggcaatctctttcgtgaactcgtattttgcagacaaagacgccaagtactatttggaagggttgcagagatgggagcatcgctgggagaagtgtgtggagttacaaggagactatgtagaaaaaaaaaataaaatttgaaaaagtcgagtgcatcatggttaggtcggttatttatcggacagccctcgtatacatatgttgcatgtagaAGTTAGCACGAACCAAGCATAAAGTGCAACTACAGCGCACGCTCGCTATTGTGAACACTCTATAGTTCGAACACCCCATAATGTGAACAGACTTTTTTATGCATTGACTACTCTATAATGTGAACAAACCCAAAAGGCTCTATAATATGAACAAAAGACGTTAAAGTATTTGAATGTGGTTTACACAGATCTCAGCTAATTCTGAATTTGGGGAATCCCCTAATTGTAGAATAAGACTCTGATTTGTATTGCATGTACTGCGTAGAATACTTCAGTTGCAATTTTGTATTCGCGTGGAGTGTTTCGTTTTAgattttctgttaaaaatgaattctaaAAAACACACGTTTTTGACATTGAAGCAAAAAGCTGATATTCTCGATTCTTTAAAAAGAGGCTCATCTATGACGTTCTTAGCAAAGAAATATAATGTTGCTAAATCAACAATTTGTGgaatcaaagcaaaaaaaaagtgattttaatGTTCGTGAACAACACATACTCGGGACCTGGACAAAGAAGAACTCTGCGTCCTTCAGAGCTGCCCAAAATGGCGAAAGCTCTTTATCGTTGGTTTATCAAAATGCGGAATAAAAACTGTCCAGTAAGTGCCTTAATGTTGAAAGAAAAGGCCAAAGTACTGCATGCACAAGGAAAGGAAAATGAATCTAACTTCAACGCTAGTGATGGATGGCTTCAAGGATTTAAAAAAAGGTACGGTATTCGACTGCTGCAAATATCAGGCGAAAAACTATCTTCGCTGCCTCAGCTCGTGGATCCATTTAAGGAAAAACTTAGAGCTAAAATGGCCGAACTGGAGCTGTGTAACGACCAGTTATATAATGCTGATGAGTCAGGCTTATTCTGGAAACTTCTGCCAGAAAAAACGTACGTGTCCAGCATGGAAAAGAGAGCCCCAGGCGTTAAGTCGGAAAAGCAGCGAATCACGTTTTTATGTTGCTCAAACGCCACTGGATCTCATAAACTGAAACTTTTGGTAATTGGAAAGGCAAAGAATCTACGctgctttaaaaactttcaatggCCCACAGACTATAAGAGCTCAAAATCCGCCTGGATATCGTCGGCTGTTTTCAAGGAATGGTTTTATGAGTCCTTCGTTCTATAGGTGaggatttattttgtattttgttaaaggAGAAAGGTTTGCCAATTAAAGCTCTACTCCTAATCGACAACGCTCCTTCTCACCCAAATGAAGCTCAGCTGGCAACGGAGGATGGACAAATTTTGGCAATGTTTATGCCACCAAACGTTACTCCCCTTATCCAACCAACGGATCAAAATGCCATAAAGATCACAAAGTTGCATTACAGAAACAGCCTTTTAGCCTCAATAGCAGCTACAAactccaattttcgatgaaaaaaattactttacgaAGAGCTATAAATCTTTTGGATGCCGCTTGGAGTCGTGTCAGCGAAGTAACATTAGCTAATtgctggaaaaatattttaaattttacggCAGATGATGACGATCCCGAAGATAGTGTTCCGCTCGcagttttaaagaaaaaatgggGAGCTGAACTTCGCGCCTTGATGAGCAATACCGTCGATCTCCTTAACAGTTTGAATGCTGAGGTTTGTTCGTTTTCGCAGAATCGCACAAAGATAAGTATGCAGGTTATTGAAAATGATTTTCTTATTAACCATTTCAGGCTGAATTAACGCTACCAGGCGTTCATGAATGGAACGAATTGAAGGTGATAATGCAAATGACGAGCATGAAGAAGAAGACGATTCCGATGAAGGCAGCGTATCGGAGGTAGAGGAGAGAATTAAGCGGACTGAAGCagttgaaattttcaacaaggCGATAAGGTGGGCTGGTCATGAAGACGTCGATCCAAATGATGTAAATGTACTAAGACGTCTAAGAGAGAAAGCTGTGCTCCAACTTTTAGAAACGCAGAAGATACAGAAAAGGATGActgattttttcaaataaaacctagattttgtataatatgtgttacgtaaaaatgtatatgtaatgaaaacatgaataaaatgtgaattccaatatataaatacgtattATCCTATTCTGTTGGAGCATTCCATAATGTGAACACTTTCGATAATGTGAACTGCCTTGGTTTTAATTAGGTCAGATTATCAAGCGTGCGCTGTATGTCAACAACCCCGAAAATACAGCGCAAGTGACAACTGGTAAATTCTGCCGATGCAACCTCAGCACATCCGGCATATGCCAATCGAACATGCAATCGAATTGCTTGTACTAATTCTAGGAAATACATCACGCCACTTAATAATTCCGTGGCTTAGAATAAGTATAAATTAaccaaattgttaaatttatatttgagtCGTTTTTGGTCAATAAAGCGGACACGCTGtccgattaaaaaataatttttttggtattcccAACGCGGGAATAcataattggcgcccgagcaaaTTCAGTCGGTCCGGTAGGAAAACTGGCGCCCggttgaaaaagtattttcgataGCGGTCCCTgagtaacaaaagtaaaaaggaGGCATCGACGTGCCAGCCTTATCGAAAGACATAGCagcaagtgaagtgaaaaagtattttcgataGCGGTCCCTgagtaacaaaagtaaaaaggaGGCATCGACGTGCCAGCCTTATCGAAAGACATAGCAGCAagtaaagtgaaaaagtttAGGCCAGCGAAATAATTGTTGtgaaaaacataaaagcttTAGCAGTGATAAAATACaacaagcaacaataacaaagcaatttaaataGCGTTTATTGGCGACTACCAAATTGTAATTGTAACTAAAAGCGTAGATATGTACGaaagtaattattataattaacaaAACTGTAACAGAACAATATTctaaatttgtgattttatataaaacagaaaacaaacacAAGCCTCATTATAAAATCCTAGTGTTAAAGATTAATTACGCGCGCGATCACACATGGGGCTGTACGAATTGCCAACGTTAACAACGAAGtaaaccagcagcagcagcatccaGAAACATCACGATTagagtaagaaaaaatttttttaaattataagaattatttaaattaatttaaattatattgtaattatattaaattgtaaaatggcCAATCCCAACAACTTGGTCAGACCTCCCATTCTCAAGCGACAAATAACACTCAATTAAGTATAGACGACTTGACATCATTAATAGcgaatttcttcttcttcttaattggcgtagacgccgcttacgcgattatagcccagtcaacaacagcgcgccagtcgtttcttctcttcgctacgtggtgccaattggatattccaagcgaagccaggtccttctccacttggtccttccaacggagtggaggtcttcctcttcctctgcttcccccggcgggtacagcgtcgaatactttcagagccggagtgttttcgtccattcggacaacatgacctagccagcgtagccgctgtcttttaattcgctgaactatgtcaatgtcgccgtatatctcgtacagctcatcgttccatcgaatgcgatattcgccgtggccaacgcgcaaaggaccataaatctttcgcagaacttttctctcgaaaactcgcaacgtcgactcatcagatgttgtcatcgtccaagcctctgcaccatataacaggacgggtattatgagtgacttatagagtttggtttttgttcgtcgagagaggactttgcttctcaattgcctacttagtccgaagtagcacctgttggcaagagttatcctgcgttggatttcaaagctgacattgttggtggtgtttacgctggttccaagatagacgaaattatctacaacttcaaagttatgactgtcaacagtgacgtgagtgccaagtcgcgagtgcgacgactgtttgtttgatgacaggagatatttcgtcttgccctcgttcactgccagacccatttgcgttgcttccttgttcagtctggagaaagcagaactaacggcgcgggtgttgagaccgatgatatcaatatcatcggcatacgccagcagctgtacactcttataaaagattgtacctgctcgattaagttctgcagctcgaactattttctccagcagcagattgaagaaatcgcacgatagggagtcgccttgtctgaaacctcgtttggtatcgaacggctcggagaggtccttcccgatcctgacggagcttttggtaccGCTCAACCTCAGTTTACAcatccgtattagttttgcggggataccaaattcagacattgcggcataaaggcagctccttttcgtactgccaaaagcagctttgaaatcgacgaagaggtgatgtgtgtcgattctcctttcacgggtcttttccaagatttggcgcatggtgaatatctggtcagttgttgatttaccaggtctaaagtcacactgataaggttcaatcagtttgttgacggtgggctttaatctttcacacaatacgctcgatagaaccttatacgcgatattaaggaggctaatcccacggtagtttgcgcagattgtggggtctccttttttatgggttgggcatagcacacttaaattccaatcgttgggcatgctctcatccgaccatattttgcaaagaagctgatgcgtgctccttatcagttcttcgccgccgtgtttgaatagctcggccggcaatccgtcggcccctgccgctttgttgttcttcaggcgggtaattgctattcgaacttcttcttggtcgggcaatggagcgtcttctccatcgtcatcgattggggaatcgggttcgtcttctcctggcgttgtgtgttcactgccattcatcaggctggagaagtgttccctccataatttaagtatgctctgggcatcggtgactagatcaccttggggggttctacatgagtatgctccggtcttgaaaccttctgtaagccgccgcattttttcgtagaattttcgagaattacccctgtcggccagcttatcaaactcttcatactcacgcctttcggcctctttctttttctgtctataaatgcgtctcgcttccctcttcaactctcggtatctatcccatcccgcacgtgttgtggtcgatcgtaatgttgcgaggtaggcagcctgttttctctccgctgcgacacggcactcctcttcgtaccagctgttcttttgcactttccgaaaaccaatggtttcggttgcagctgtacgtaaggagtttgaaatgccgtcccacagttcccttataccgagttgttgacgagtgctctcagagagcagaagtgcaagccgagtagaaaatcgctcggctgtctgttgtgattgcagcttctcgacgtcgaaccttccttgtgtttgttgacgtgcgttttttgctgcacagaggcggatgcgaatcttagctgcaacaagatagtggtccgagtcgatgttaggaccttggagcgcacgcacatctaaaacactgtctatcacaacatgatcgatctggttggtggtttttcgatcgggagacagccaggtagcttgatgaatcttcttatgctggaatctagtactacagataaccatatttcgtgccccggcgaagtcgatcagcctcaacccatttggggatgtttcctcgtggaggctgaatttaccgaccgtagtgccaaagataccttctttgcccaccctggcgttgaagtcgccaagcacgattttgacatcgtggcgggggcatctctcataagtgcgctccaagcactcataaaaggcatctttggtcacatcgtccttctcttccatcggggcgtgggcgcaaatcagcgatatgttgaagaacctcgctttgatgcggattgtggctagacgttcattttccggagtgaatgatagtactcggcgacggagtctctctcccaccacgaatccctcaccaaacttgcgctcctttatatggccactgtagtaaatgccacaggAACCTACTcatctttgtccttgtcccgtccatcgcatttcttggacggcggtgatgtcagcctttattttcacgaggacatcaaccagctgggcagcgacaccttcccagttaagggaccggacattccaggtgcatgccctcaattcgtagtccttatttcgttttccatggtcgtcatcaaaaggggggtctctcatccgaggcttgttgttactattcgctggggttgttttttttacgtggcggttcTCAAAccaagcgcacaaccctatgtaggggatatttcgccttctcactttagctcgccttcaaacggatgtttttaggctacccagaggatacttggtcaaagaccggaagtcgtgagctgcttgagtcatatgtaaaagaatcgtttctggccactcccaagtgaatggcgatcagagagctttcctcacttgcgtgaacttctacacataactcCATCCTCCCGCGAATATAGCGACAAATATACTACAGCAGCAAGGACCAAAGGTAGTACAGGCCACCCTAAATCCGGATGCCAACTTGGCAACTACAGCTGATCAAACTATAGAGGACAGACATAGAGGAAATTTAGACGGTTTAGATACGATCCCTGATGTAGTGAAGTGTCTAAAAGAATTTTCTGGCCGCCCAGGAGAATTCATATCGTGGAAAAAAAGTGTAGAccgtatattaaatatatacaaaccaTTAAAAGGAACCCCGAAATACTACGGAATCCTTAGTGTAGTTAGAAATAAGATTGTAGGCAATGCAGATATGGCATTAGAATCTTATAACACGCCACTTGATTGGTCAGCAATAACAAAATGTCTGGCAATGCATTATGCCGACAAGCGTGACTTATCCACCTTAGAGTATCAAATGACAACTCTAGTACAAAGTAATAAAACGGTTGCTGAATTCTATCAGCAAGTATACAAACAcctctaattaattttaaataaactaggATGTACCGAAATGAGCAACGAATCTCTACGAATGATAACGCAATCATACAGGGATAAAGCTTTGGACACCTTCATAAGAGGATTAAATGGCGACCTCCCACGATTACTGGGAATAAGAAAACCGGTCGACTTACCTCAGGCCCTTCATTTATGCCTGAATCTTGACAATCAGAATTTCGCATGAATCATGCTCACAATGTGAAAACGGCATACCAAACTCCTCAACTCTATCCTAAGCGACGTTCTTCACAGGAACAACTGTAATCCTTTTACCCTAAATTGGCGTACTTGCCACAACCAAATCAAGCAAATTGGCAATCTAGACAACAATTTCCTAACCAAATTCAGCATACAAGTACTCCACCCAGGCCACCTAAACCTCAACCCCGGCCAGAACCCATGGAAGTTGACGAGAGTATGCAATCACGTCGAATTAACTATATGAACAGTCAATCAATTTCAAGGGAAAAGACCACCATCAGTTAATAATCAGCAACAAAGGAAAACCCAAAGAACTTTTCACATTGCCACTATGTCGAAAGATGTGGATAATGATTAACATTAATGATTAATGAACACACAATGCTAAAACTATTTGGTCTAGATAACGAAATCAAGTTTTTCTTAATGCCATCCTTAAAGACATTCGATGGAATTTTGGGAAACGATACATTAAGAGAGCTTCAAGCAATTATCTacacaaatgaaaattatttaataataaaaaatcgaataaaaacgAAACTAAAGCAGCTTCCATCAAAGGCAGTAAATGCAATACGACGACGAGCACTTATCGTCACAGCAGAAGACTAGCATTACGCAAGCAGTAGACGCATTCCCAAATCTGTTCGCGGAGCCGAACGAAAAATTAACATACACAACAAAAGTTGTTGGAG
The sequence above is a segment of the Bactrocera dorsalis isolate Fly_Bdor chromosome 6, ASM2337382v1, whole genome shotgun sequence genome. Coding sequences within it:
- the LOC125779409 gene encoding LOW QUALITY PROTEIN: jerky protein homolog-like (The sequence of the model RefSeq protein was modified relative to this genomic sequence to represent the inferred CDS: deleted 2 bases in 1 codon; substituted 1 base at 1 genomic stop codon), yielding MFVNNTYSGPGQRRTLRPSELPKMAKALYRWFIKMRNKNCPVSALMLKEKAKVLHAQGKENESNFNASDGWLQGFKKRYGIRLLQISGEKLSSLPQLVDPFKEKLRAKMAELELCNDQLYNADESGLFWKLLPEKTYVSSMEKRAPGVKSEKQRITFLCCSNATGSHKLKLLVIGKAKNLRCFKNFQWPTDYKSSKSAWISSAVFKEWFYESFVLXVRIYCILLKEKGLPIKALLLIDNAPSHPNEAQLATEDGQILAMFMPPNVTPLIQPTDQNAIKITKLHYRNSLLASIAATNSNFR
- the LOC125779314 gene encoding uncharacterized protein LOC125779314, which produces MVKFGELRIQQLKKELEERNLPISGQKADLQARLREAMEADGINVDEFEFVGPETSTKVEEKVEEQRTSSSADTNMLLVAFKQIIAENISQITENAVQTENRLAQQIAENTSQLKSCLTQQMTENNTQLEKRLVQQITENTTQVQKQVQEKFSKFEEELSTLKNEEENLKSEFLQLSNRMRELQLHGPAPSINNPRLKAPTFDGSIPFQIFKLQFEKTAMANNWNAADKVASLFVSLKGPAAEILQTIPDCERDNYEALMSAIERRYGSEHRKQIYQIELQNRGQKMNESLQEFATEIERLAHLANADAPVDYIERVKIQCFINGIRDVDTKRATYALPKRTFAETVSHALTQETASLLSKPAHKVQRVEMEQPALMEEILKTLKTIAAPRVNTTGRCFNCGKAGHFARNCNIKVNPSKRKQPTDNEDGASTSHKSLN